The Primulina eburnea isolate SZY01 chromosome 6, ASM2296580v1, whole genome shotgun sequence genome contains a region encoding:
- the LOC140835426 gene encoding uncharacterized protein → MGATMKSLETQIGQLANALKDQNKGQFPSNTEVNPKEQCKAVTLRSGKELDGKNSNDKDEKEVTVEEVETEGSKAEAEIEQPPVFQPILPYPQRFKKKKLDEQFAKFLEIFKKIHINIPFADALEQMPNYAKFIKDVMSKKRKLHEFETVKLTEECSAILQRKLPQKLKDPGSFTIPCVIGGSRINKALCDLGASINLMPFSIYRTLELGEVKPSTITLQLADRSLTYPRGIVEDVLVKVDKFIFPADFVILDMEEDQDTPLIFGRPFLATGKALIDVHKGELTLRVGGEEVMFNIYNTIKEPNEVD, encoded by the exons atgggtgccacaatgaaatctttgGAAACGCAAATCGGACAGTTGGCCAACGCTCTAAAAGATCAGAACAAAGGGCAATTTCCCAGTAACACAGAGGTGAACCCAAAAGAGCAGTGCAAGGCAGTAACTTTGAGGAGTGGAAAAGAACTTGATGGTAAAAATTCCAATGATAAGGATGAAAAGGAGGTAACTGTTGAAGAAGTCGAAACTGAGGGTTCCAAAGCTGAAGCTGAAATTGAACAACCTCCGGTATTTCAGCCAATACTTCCATATCCGCAGAGgtttaaaaagaagaaattggatgagcaatttgccaaatttttggagatcttcaagaagattcacatcaacattccatttgctgatgctttagagcaaatgccaaactatgcaaagtttataaaagatgtgatgtcaaagaagagaaagttgcatgagtttgagacagtgaaattgacagaagagtgtagcgccatacttcaaaggaaactaccacagaaactcaaagatccagggagttttactatcccttgtgttattggtggttctagaataaataaagctttatgtgatttgggtgccagtattaatttaatgcctttttccatttacaggactttagagcttggcgaggtgaagcctagcactattaccctgcagctggcggatagatcacttacatatccacggggtatagtggaggatgttctggtaaaggtagacaaatttatatttcctgctgattttgtcattctagatatggaagaagatcaggacaccccacttatctttggaaggccatttttggccactggaaaagctttgatcgatgtgcacaagggtgagcttacattgagagtaggtggagaagaagtcatgttcaacatctacaacacaatcaaggaaccaaatgag gtagaTTGA